A region from the Streptomyces sp. 3214.6 genome encodes:
- a CDS encoding RICIN domain-containing protein: MGGGPYYELIARHSGRCIEVSDNSAADNAIAIQYTCAGGLNQQWRLQDAGGGYVRVLGRHSGK; the protein is encoded by the coding sequence GTGGGCGGCGGTCCCTACTACGAGCTGATCGCCCGGCACAGCGGCCGGTGCATCGAAGTGTCCGACAACTCGGCCGCCGACAACGCCATCGCCATCCAATACACCTGCGCCGGCGGCCTCAACCAGCAGTGGCGGCTGCAGGACGCGGGAGGCGGGTACGTGCGCGTCCTCGGCCGGCACAGCGGCAAGTAA
- a CDS encoding phosphopantetheine-binding protein: MPVIDEATRKYVKNIVCDILEVEPEEVTETSLLAEEHDADSLRSIEILAAIEVALQVSIEQVEMKRMVHLEGIYEVLSEAKAKAKETTKAKAE, from the coding sequence GTGCCCGTCATCGACGAAGCGACCCGCAAGTACGTGAAGAACATCGTCTGCGACATCCTGGAGGTGGAACCCGAAGAGGTAACGGAGACCAGTCTGCTGGCCGAGGAGCACGACGCCGACTCGCTGCGTTCCATCGAGATCCTGGCCGCCATCGAGGTGGCCCTCCAAGTCTCCATCGAACAGGTCGAGATGAAGCGCATGGTGCACCTCGAAGGCATCTACGAGGTGCTGTCCGAGGCCAAGGCGAAAGCGAAGGAGACCACGAAGGCCAAGGCCGAATAG
- the fabG gene encoding 3-oxoacyl-ACP reductase FabG, translating to MQSTEQARPVALVTGGSRGIGRAVVLRLVRDGFDVAFCHRSGGDDARTLEKEASELGGHAVGTRADVVEPGAVQEWVARTEQELGSLRAVVTSAGIVRDHPLATMDDADWRDVLDVNLTGTYNVCRAAVFPMIKRRSGCVVNVSSVSGVLGNATQTNYAATKAGIIGFSRSLAKELGRFGIRVNAIAPGFIDTEMLGGLSEKTRRELLSSISLGRFGTAEEVADGVAYLVNASYVTGSVLRVDGGVVG from the coding sequence ATGCAGAGCACTGAACAAGCCCGCCCCGTCGCTCTGGTGACCGGCGGTTCTCGCGGCATCGGCCGGGCCGTCGTCCTCCGTCTGGTGCGGGACGGCTTCGACGTGGCCTTCTGCCACCGCTCGGGCGGCGACGACGCCCGGACGCTGGAGAAGGAGGCGTCGGAACTCGGCGGGCACGCCGTCGGCACCCGGGCCGACGTCGTCGAACCGGGCGCCGTCCAGGAGTGGGTGGCGCGCACCGAGCAGGAACTGGGCTCGCTGCGGGCGGTCGTGACGTCGGCGGGCATCGTCCGGGACCATCCCCTGGCCACGATGGACGACGCCGACTGGCGCGACGTCCTGGACGTCAACCTCACCGGGACCTACAACGTGTGCCGCGCGGCCGTCTTCCCCATGATCAAGCGCAGGTCGGGCTGCGTGGTCAACGTCTCCTCGGTGTCCGGGGTCCTCGGCAACGCCACGCAGACCAACTACGCGGCCACCAAGGCGGGGATCATCGGGTTCAGCCGGTCCCTGGCCAAGGAACTGGGCCGGTTCGGCATCCGGGTCAACGCGATCGCGCCCGGCTTCATCGACACCGAGATGCTCGGCGGACTGTCCGAGAAGACCCGGCGCGAACTGTTGTCCTCGATCTCGCTGGGCCGGTTCGGCACGGCGGAGGAGGTCGCCGACGGCGTCGCCTACCTGGTGAACGCGTCGTACGTGACCGGGTCCGTACTGCGGGTGGACGGCGGCGTCGTCGGCTGA
- a CDS encoding CAP domain-containing protein produces MGKHRKNTHYRRIVTAAVAVGAVGIPSAAMACANWPDSGGHRSNSAETSATKDSWNDANWGRPWNANQAGEPSWTASAAQSATKTPSASASATKPPHAPASAGKTTAPKPKATAPGHTARTTAPKPSTTASPSTRNTTTTTASAAPKPSNTQKATATASGAVARIVELVNAERSKVGCSALSLNTTLSKVAQAHSEDMALHQNMSHFGSDGSSPGDRITSAGYTWSAYGENVAYGYASPEQVMAGWMASPGHRANILNCTFKEIGVGLAQPNSYWTQDFGTAR; encoded by the coding sequence ATGGGTAAACATCGTAAGAACACGCATTACCGGCGGATAGTCACGGCTGCCGTCGCCGTGGGCGCCGTGGGCATACCGTCCGCTGCCATGGCCTGTGCCAACTGGCCCGACAGCGGCGGACACCGGTCCAACAGCGCCGAGACCAGCGCAACGAAGGACTCGTGGAACGACGCGAACTGGGGCCGCCCCTGGAACGCCAACCAGGCCGGCGAGCCCTCGTGGACGGCATCGGCGGCGCAGAGCGCCACGAAGACTCCGAGCGCCTCCGCGAGCGCCACGAAGCCTCCTCACGCCCCTGCGAGCGCCGGGAAGACCACCGCGCCGAAGCCGAAGGCCACAGCGCCTGGGCACACCGCACGGACCACCGCGCCCAAGCCCAGCACCACCGCGTCGCCCAGCACCCGGAACACCACCACCACCACCGCTTCCGCGGCCCCCAAGCCGTCGAACACCCAGAAGGCCACCGCCACGGCGTCCGGAGCCGTCGCTCGCATCGTGGAACTCGTCAATGCCGAGCGCAGCAAGGTCGGCTGTTCGGCCCTCAGCCTGAACACGACCCTGTCCAAGGTCGCACAGGCACACAGTGAGGACATGGCGCTTCACCAGAACATGTCGCACTTCGGGTCCGACGGCTCCTCCCCCGGAGACCGGATCACCAGTGCCGGGTACACCTGGAGCGCCTACGGCGAGAACGTGGCCTACGGTTACGCCTCTCCCGAGCAGGTCATGGCCGGCTGGATGGCCAGCCCTGGCCACAGGGCCAACATCCTCAACTGCACGTTCAAGGAGATCGGCGTCGGTCTCGCACAGCCCAACAGCTACTGGACCCAGGACTTCGGCACCGCCCGTTGA
- a CDS encoding sensor histidine kinase, with protein sequence MERHTSMLLPLPLLAAAAGLALALLGAAYRCWCVRLLATLHAVTTTVRQLDGGEPVELLAEHTGPPQTRELVEAVNRIASTAQAADELYRMLMSDIAHQQRTTLHLLGIRLERLAAHLPAHSVDVHRMITVDLERLRATVSELREASTATASPPVEVDAAAVVRERVAAWAHAAADRHLVLGAPPTVGRATVVTRSGTLERVMDILLDNAVRMSRPGGAVVVRTTVTGDQVHIRVHDQGPGMTPREREQAVRGGWSGDRVARSRTGGSEGWGLGLSIAHMLVASQGGEITLENGPGGRGLTAHIRFPQVTPAGARSVHHVPDVPSGRA encoded by the coding sequence ATGGAGAGGCACACGTCGATGCTCCTGCCCCTGCCCCTGCTCGCTGCTGCGGCTGGTCTCGCCTTGGCGCTCCTGGGCGCCGCCTACCGCTGCTGGTGCGTACGGTTACTCGCCACGCTGCACGCGGTCACCACGACCGTACGCCAACTGGACGGCGGCGAGCCCGTGGAGCTGCTGGCCGAGCACACCGGGCCACCGCAGACCCGTGAGCTGGTGGAGGCCGTCAACCGGATCGCTTCCACCGCCCAGGCCGCGGACGAGCTGTACCGCATGCTCATGTCGGACATCGCGCACCAGCAGCGCACCACCCTCCACCTGCTCGGTATCCGCCTGGAACGACTGGCCGCCCATCTGCCGGCGCACAGCGTCGACGTGCACCGGATGATCACCGTCGATCTGGAACGGCTGCGCGCCACCGTGTCGGAGTTGCGCGAGGCGTCGACCGCCACCGCCAGCCCGCCCGTCGAGGTCGACGCCGCTGCCGTCGTCCGGGAACGCGTCGCCGCCTGGGCCCATGCCGCCGCCGACCGTCATCTGGTGCTCGGCGCACCGCCCACGGTCGGCCGGGCGACCGTCGTGACCCGTAGCGGCACCCTTGAGCGGGTGATGGACATCCTCCTCGATAACGCTGTCAGGATGTCCAGGCCCGGCGGTGCCGTCGTCGTGCGCACCACGGTGACCGGCGATCAGGTGCACATCCGGGTTCACGACCAGGGGCCGGGCATGACCCCGAGGGAGCGGGAACAGGCCGTGCGCGGGGGCTGGTCCGGCGATAGGGTCGCCCGCTCCCGGACCGGCGGCAGCGAGGGGTGGGGTCTGGGGCTCTCCATCGCCCACATGCTGGTCGCTTCCCAGGGAGGTGAGATCACTTTGGAGAACGGACCCGGTGGGCGGGGACTGACGGCTCACATACGGTTCCCGCAGGTGACGCCGGCCGGGGCCCGCTCGGTGCACCATGTGCCGGACGTCCCGTCGGGCCGAGCGTAG
- a CDS encoding beta-ketoacyl-[acyl-carrier-protein] synthase family protein: MNSALSRADRRPASQRVVITGLGVFSSIGTGVAEFTEGLRVGRSRVAPITAFDTTGFEYANGCEVAAFEPEKWIHHTPVERLGRATQFSVAAARMAVEDAGLTDEDLRGLRGQISIGTTDGESRDADTLVAQRIADDPSAVNRELARRLGVQGLSAAVAREFALTDVEALTLGTACSAGNYSVGNGFDAIRVGDADFALCGGADAICLKNFVSFYRLGTVAPDVCRPFDKDRRGLLNSEGAGVVMLESLESALARDARIYAEVLGYGLSCDAHHPAVPDQSSVARCMTSALENAGVAPEEVDLISAHGTGTRANDTTESRAIREVYDNLPPRTISLKSMLGHAMGAASALATIACSLAITHGFIPPTINHVETDPECEIDCVPNESVPADLRIVQNNGLAFGGNNSVVVLGRYDKETR, encoded by the coding sequence ATGAATTCAGCTCTTTCCCGAGCTGACCGCAGGCCGGCATCCCAACGCGTCGTCATCACCGGGCTCGGCGTTTTCTCCAGCATCGGCACGGGTGTCGCTGAGTTCACGGAGGGATTGCGTGTCGGGCGCAGCCGTGTCGCACCGATCACGGCTTTCGACACCACCGGTTTCGAATACGCCAACGGTTGTGAGGTGGCCGCGTTCGAGCCGGAGAAATGGATCCACCACACTCCGGTGGAGCGGCTGGGACGGGCCACCCAGTTCTCCGTGGCGGCCGCCCGTATGGCGGTGGAGGACGCCGGCCTCACCGACGAGGACCTGCGCGGACTGCGCGGCCAGATCTCCATCGGCACCACGGACGGTGAGTCCCGGGACGCCGACACCCTGGTGGCGCAGCGGATCGCGGACGATCCGTCGGCGGTGAACCGTGAGCTGGCACGGCGGCTCGGTGTGCAGGGGCTGTCCGCCGCGGTGGCCCGGGAGTTCGCCCTGACCGACGTCGAGGCGCTCACCCTGGGCACCGCCTGCTCCGCCGGCAACTACTCGGTGGGCAACGGTTTCGACGCGATCCGGGTCGGCGACGCCGACTTCGCCCTGTGCGGCGGGGCCGACGCCATCTGCCTGAAGAACTTCGTCTCGTTCTACCGGCTGGGCACCGTCGCCCCCGATGTGTGCCGACCGTTCGACAAGGACCGGCGCGGACTCCTCAACAGCGAGGGCGCCGGCGTGGTGATGCTGGAGAGCCTGGAATCCGCCCTCGCCCGTGACGCACGCATCTACGCCGAGGTCCTCGGGTACGGACTGAGCTGCGACGCGCACCACCCGGCCGTCCCCGACCAGTCCAGCGTGGCCCGGTGCATGACCTCGGCGCTCGAGAACGCGGGGGTGGCCCCCGAGGAGGTCGACCTGATCTCCGCGCACGGCACCGGCACCAGGGCCAACGACACGACCGAGTCGCGCGCGATCCGCGAGGTCTACGACAACCTGCCGCCCCGCACCATCTCGCTGAAGTCGATGCTGGGCCACGCCATGGGCGCGGCGAGCGCGCTCGCCACCATCGCCTGCTCGCTGGCGATCACCCACGGTTTCATCCCGCCGACGATCAACCACGTCGAGACCGACCCGGAGTGCGAGATCGACTGCGTGCCCAACGAGTCGGTCCCGGCGGACCTGCGGATCGTGCAGAACAACGGGCTGGCCTTCGGCGGCAACAACTCCGTGGTCGTCCTCGGCCGTTACGACAAGGAGACGCGGTGA
- a CDS encoding beta-ketoacyl synthase N-terminal-like domain-containing protein: MSHPVISTWSATSPFGVGRPAFAAGVAERRPTSGPLDPVEWQVPERHGCVVPGFDVRESLGRKGTRMMNRVTGLTIATVGHVLGEVDHPEGGADDVALVLGTTAGSMQSSMEITHSSLTGARPYHVEPATIPYAVMNGAAGRCAIWHGLRGPNSTIAAGRPTGLVGLTYARRLLLAGRARQVLCGAAEEFSAARSWVEHYGRPEGEGDTVLGEGCAIFLVGMEPAPGTRRLASVLSVRTRMVVDGDWGAAVGHCLDGVLSSVEEKPDQVWAVSPSGAPDAAGRAEQARLTEVFGADALIPPVADLIGETHSASSAFQMASVLSLAEHDPAAAGRTAVITSVDPSGMAAAALLRVAGP, encoded by the coding sequence ATGTCCCATCCGGTGATCAGCACGTGGTCGGCGACCTCTCCGTTCGGTGTCGGGAGACCGGCGTTCGCCGCCGGGGTCGCCGAACGCCGGCCGACCAGCGGGCCGCTGGACCCCGTCGAGTGGCAGGTGCCCGAGCGGCACGGCTGTGTGGTCCCCGGCTTCGACGTCCGCGAGAGCCTGGGCCGCAAGGGCACTCGGATGATGAACCGGGTGACCGGTCTGACGATCGCCACGGTCGGCCACGTTCTCGGCGAGGTCGACCATCCGGAGGGCGGTGCCGACGACGTCGCGCTCGTGCTGGGCACCACGGCGGGCAGCATGCAGAGCTCGATGGAGATCACCCACAGCTCCCTCACCGGCGCCCGGCCGTACCACGTGGAGCCCGCGACGATCCCGTACGCGGTGATGAACGGCGCGGCCGGCCGCTGCGCCATCTGGCACGGCCTGCGCGGCCCGAACAGCACGATCGCGGCCGGCCGGCCGACGGGCCTGGTCGGACTGACCTATGCGCGGCGGCTGTTGCTGGCCGGACGGGCCAGGCAGGTGCTCTGCGGGGCCGCCGAGGAGTTCTCCGCGGCCCGGTCCTGGGTGGAGCACTACGGGCGGCCCGAGGGCGAGGGCGACACCGTGCTCGGCGAGGGCTGCGCGATATTCCTGGTGGGCATGGAGCCGGCGCCCGGCACCCGGCGGCTCGCGTCGGTGCTCTCCGTGCGGACCCGGATGGTCGTCGACGGCGACTGGGGTGCGGCCGTGGGGCACTGTCTTGACGGGGTCCTCTCCTCCGTCGAGGAGAAGCCGGACCAGGTCTGGGCGGTGTCCCCCTCCGGCGCCCCCGACGCGGCCGGCCGGGCCGAACAGGCACGGCTGACCGAGGTGTTCGGTGCCGACGCGTTGATCCCCCCGGTAGCGGACCTGATCGGCGAGACGCACTCGGCGTCCTCGGCGTTCCAGATGGCCTCGGTCCTCAGCCTGGCCGAGCACGACCCGGCGGCCGCGGGGCGGACCGCGGTGATCACCTCGGTCGATCCGAGCGGCATGGCCGCCGCCGCGCTGCTGCGCGTCGCCGGACCCTGA
- a CDS encoding response regulator transcription factor, producing MRVLIVEDQADTADALRSGLRDHGFETAMAHTCQTALERYGDADAILLDVGLPDGNGMDVCRTIRASSSVPIIMVSGRDDEFDRVLGLRMGADDYVVKPCGLRELVARIEAVVRRAVGGWARLGGGSRVVGPLTIDLKQRRAFMDGTEIAFTRKEFDLLALLTGEPGKVFDREAIMRHVWGHPSVGDTRTLGVHMVSLRRKLAAPELIQTVRGVGFRFVL from the coding sequence ATGCGCGTTCTGATCGTCGAGGACCAAGCTGACACCGCCGATGCTCTCCGGAGTGGACTCAGGGACCACGGGTTCGAGACAGCGATGGCGCACACCTGTCAGACGGCCCTGGAGCGTTACGGAGACGCGGACGCGATTCTGCTGGACGTCGGACTCCCGGACGGCAACGGCATGGACGTCTGCCGCACCATCCGCGCGTCCTCAAGTGTTCCCATCATCATGGTCAGCGGGCGCGACGACGAGTTCGACCGCGTCCTCGGCCTGCGGATGGGGGCTGACGACTATGTCGTGAAGCCGTGCGGCCTGCGCGAACTCGTGGCCCGTATCGAGGCGGTGGTCCGGCGTGCGGTCGGCGGCTGGGCTCGGCTGGGCGGGGGATCTCGTGTCGTCGGCCCGCTCACCATCGACCTCAAGCAGCGCCGTGCGTTCATGGACGGCACGGAAATCGCCTTCACCCGAAAGGAGTTCGACCTGCTCGCGCTGCTCACCGGAGAGCCGGGCAAGGTCTTCGACAGGGAGGCGATCATGCGTCATGTCTGGGGGCATCCCAGTGTGGGGGACACCCGGACTCTGGGCGTCCACATGGTCAGCCTGCGCCGCAAGCTCGCGGCACCCGAACTGATCCAGACCGTGCGCGGAGTCGGCTTCCGGTTCGTTCTCTGA
- a CDS encoding hemerythrin domain-containing protein, translating into MGHEGNVIQELMADHREVEALFEQIGSQTADADARRALADQLTMELVRHSVAEEQHLYPVVRRYVDDGDDLADKEIADHSEVERMLKELEDCQPADARFDLLINQLKSSVTAHVRDEENRLFPLLAEACPAESLNELGDKVRAAKKTAPTRPHPAAPDTPPLNKLLAPGAGMVDRVRDMLTGRGRQG; encoded by the coding sequence ATGGGACATGAAGGAAACGTCATCCAGGAACTCATGGCCGATCACCGCGAGGTCGAAGCGCTTTTCGAGCAGATCGGAAGTCAGACGGCGGACGCCGACGCGCGCCGTGCCCTCGCCGACCAGTTGACGATGGAGCTGGTCCGGCACTCGGTGGCCGAGGAGCAGCACCTGTACCCGGTGGTCCGCCGGTACGTCGACGATGGTGACGATCTCGCCGACAAGGAGATCGCCGACCACAGCGAGGTCGAGCGAATGCTGAAGGAACTGGAGGACTGTCAGCCCGCTGACGCACGGTTCGACCTGCTCATCAACCAGCTGAAGTCATCGGTCACGGCACACGTGAGGGACGAGGAGAACCGTCTCTTTCCACTGCTCGCCGAGGCATGCCCGGCCGAGTCGCTCAATGAGCTGGGCGACAAGGTCCGGGCCGCGAAGAAGACCGCTCCCACCCGTCCCCACCCGGCGGCACCGGACACACCGCCGCTCAACAAACTCCTCGCACCGGGAGCCGGGATGGTCGACCGCGTCCGCGACATGCTCACCGGGCGAGGCCGGCAGGGCTGA
- a CDS encoding carboxylesterase family protein — MTATAPKAPTAPGVRSWWGIPYATAERYRRPVVADFDPERPYDRKGVVSVQPDAGDWLEADSGMGEDCLNLNVWAPEQPAGKALPVAVYIHGGGFEYGANTQITSNAAGLAASGRVVSISVNYRLGALGALSLSQYGGRLAEASNLGLQDVIAALTWVGQNIASFGGDPDEVTVFGHSAGAYSTLGLLGASSADGLYRRLAGFSGAPSRLVPAWWAEELAERFVTELGVAGNPDKLIDLDAASLMAALRKVCPTDLGVRGGMDNKSLGVVLDAGQPGGVLHEHPLDVLASGSHRDIDVLLSTASDEMGWWVANDLDRFDPHTVERVTDEFAGWRIPRSRARKIVDIYDQGGRTPAEVRAASLTDYIFTLPAARGALAHAAAGGNAHLLAIGPAEGAPAVHGTEMYALVGQEKPGRSPEQADRDTRIRDIVLDFVTGERTRLWPAVTDRPTSGSVGNLPYEPSAHYQEVLDLFENIARP; from the coding sequence ATGACCGCGACCGCGCCCAAGGCTCCCACCGCACCAGGGGTGCGGTCCTGGTGGGGCATCCCGTACGCCACCGCCGAGCGGTACCGCCGCCCTGTGGTCGCGGATTTCGATCCGGAGCGCCCCTATGACCGCAAGGGTGTCGTCTCTGTCCAGCCCGATGCCGGCGACTGGCTCGAAGCGGACAGCGGGATGGGCGAGGACTGCCTGAATCTGAACGTGTGGGCTCCGGAGCAGCCGGCCGGGAAGGCGCTTCCGGTGGCCGTGTACATCCATGGTGGCGGATTCGAGTACGGCGCGAACACGCAGATCACCTCGAACGCCGCCGGTCTCGCCGCGTCGGGGCGGGTGGTGAGCATCTCGGTCAACTACAGGCTCGGCGCCCTGGGCGCGCTTTCGCTGTCGCAGTACGGCGGGCGGCTCGCCGAGGCCAGCAACCTGGGTCTGCAGGACGTCATCGCCGCGCTCACCTGGGTCGGGCAGAACATCGCCTCCTTCGGTGGCGACCCGGATGAGGTGACCGTCTTCGGCCACAGTGCCGGCGCCTACTCCACTCTCGGGCTGCTCGGGGCGTCCTCCGCGGACGGCCTGTACCGGCGGCTGGCCGGGTTCTCCGGCGCGCCCTCGCGTCTCGTCCCGGCCTGGTGGGCCGAGGAGCTCGCGGAGCGGTTTGTCACCGAACTCGGTGTCGCGGGCAACCCCGACAAGCTGATTGATCTCGACGCGGCGTCCCTGATGGCCGCCCTGCGCAAGGTCTGTCCGACGGACCTGGGAGTCCGTGGCGGGATGGACAACAAGAGTCTCGGTGTCGTCCTGGACGCCGGACAGCCCGGCGGGGTGCTGCACGAGCACCCCCTGGACGTCCTGGCCTCGGGCTCGCACCGGGACATCGACGTCCTTTTGAGCACGGCCAGCGACGAGATGGGCTGGTGGGTGGCGAACGACCTCGACCGGTTCGACCCGCACACCGTCGAGCGCGTCACCGACGAGTTCGCGGGGTGGCGCATTCCCCGCTCCCGCGCCAGGAAGATCGTCGACATCTACGACCAGGGCGGCCGCACCCCTGCCGAGGTCCGCGCCGCGTCCCTGACGGACTACATCTTCACGCTCCCCGCGGCCCGTGGCGCGCTGGCCCACGCCGCCGCCGGCGGCAACGCCCATCTCCTCGCGATCGGGCCCGCCGAGGGCGCGCCCGCCGTGCACGGCACCGAGATGTACGCCCTGGTCGGCCAGGAAAAGCCGGGACGCAGCCCCGAACAGGCCGACCGTGACACGCGTATCCGCGACATCGTCCTCGACTTCGTCACCGGTGAACGGACCCGCCTGTGGCCCGCCGTCACGGACCGGCCCACCTCGGGAAGTGTCGGCAACCTTCCCTACGAGCCCAGCGCCCACTACCAGGAGGTCCTCGACCTGTTCGAGAACATCGCCCGCCCCTGA